Within the Clostridium scatologenes genome, the region ATTTAAAGCATACCACTGGAGTATTATCTATGGCTAGGACTATGCAGCCTGATTCAGCAGGAAGCCAATTTTTCCTAATGACAGAAAATGCACCTCATTTAGATGGTCAATATGCTGCATTTGGAAAGGTTACAGAGGGTATGGATATAGCTCAAGAAATAGTAAATACTAAAAGAGATTTTAGGGATAAACCTTATGAAGATCAAGTCATTGAGGAAATGACTGTAGAAACTTATGGAGAAGAATATCCAGAACCAGAAAAACTTTAAGCAGTATTATAACGTTTAATATAATAAGTATGTAAAATCATGAAAAACATAATGCATAAAAGCGGGGTTATAGTATGAGTAGAGTAGGCGAAAAAATAAAGAATATAAGAAATAGTATTGGAATGACCCAAAAACAACTAGGCAAAAAGTTAGGGGTAAATGAGAGCTTTGTTAATGAAGTTGAGAATGGTAGAAAAATTATAAATCAAAATTTGATAGATAGAATTTCCAAAGTATTAGGAAAAGATATAAATGATATTACTATGTCTTTTGAGGAACAGGTATTTGAAGAAGAAAAAGATAAAAAGTATTCTGCAGCACCTAAGAAAGAAGCTGTAAAAGATGTTTGGAATGAAGCATTTGGATCAGTGTTAAAAAATATACCTATTTATGGGTACGACTTACAAAAAGCTGTATCCTTCAAACAATTACCTTTAATAAATAATAAAGTAGAAGGATATTCTCAAGATAAAGTGTTCTATTTGCAAATAGAAGATGATGATATGTTAGGATTTAGAATAGCAAAAGGAGACTTAGCTTTTGCATATAGTACACATGAAATTGAAAACAATAGTATATGTTTAATAGAACATGGAAGCAAAAGAGTAATAAGACAAATAAAAAGGTTAGATAACAATAAAGTTCTACTTATCAGTAATAAAGGCAGCTTTAGAACTGAAACTGCAGAAATAAAAGAAATTAACATAATAGCTAAATTAAATAGAGTTGAAATAAAGCTTTAGAAAATTGCACTGCATTAAAAAATGCAGTGCAATTTTTAATTAATAGCCTTTGTAAAAACAATACTGATGTTGTATAATATTTATAATCTTGTTGAAGTGATAAATTTATTTGAAAATTAGCTTTTCATTAGTAATGTAATATGAAACTTTGGTGAATACAAGAAGGAGGATTAAAAATGAAAGGAACAGTAATAGCTACATGGATGAAAACTTGCAGAAAATTATATGGCGATGATAGTGTGAATAAAGCCATGGAGCATGTAGGGTGGAGAGCGTCAAAAATTTTTTTGCCAGCAGAAAATGTAGAGGATACAAAAGTTAAAGAAGTTATTGCTGATATAGCTAAAAGCAATAATATAGATGTTAAGCATTTATGGCGTGAAATAGGGTTAGATAATATAAACGCTTTTTATAAGGATTTTCCAGCATTTTTTCAGCATGAAAATTTATATTCATTTTTGAAATCTATGTTTGATGTACATGTGGTTATGACAAAAAGATTACCAGGTGCTAAACCTCCTCTATTATCAATAAAACCAATATCACAAAGAGAGGCTATATTTGAATATAAATCAGAAAGAGGCATGTTTGACTATCTTAAAGGAATGATAGAAGGTAGTGCTAAATTTTTTAATGAAAAAGTTAAAGTAGATGAGCTTGAAAAGAGTAATAATTATGTAAAATTCAAGTTTACCTTTGAGAAAGATATATACTTTAAAAAAGTATATAAGTTTAATAAAATACTTTCTCTCGGAGTCATGAAAAGTTTAGAATCAAAAACAGCAGTATTTACATTAATAGTTTCTTTAATAACATCTATACCAGTTCTAGGACTTGATAATGTATTTAAGGCTATTATTATTTCAATTATATCTTCTATAGCAGCATATATAGCTGTGTCACTTCTTATGAGGCCAGCTTTAATTATAGAACAAGATATTAAAAATGTTATAAGTAATAATTATATAGAAGAAGGAGATATAGAAACTAATGATCTATTTGAAGATATTTATAAACTTTTAAAAGAGAATAAAAAGGATATAAGTGCAGATTTTGTGGGATTCAAAGGTGTTACTGATGAGATGAATACTTTTATGAATAATATAAGTGTTATATCAGATTCTATGAATCAAGCGTCTAATGAAATATCAGATGTGGTAGAGCAGGTAGCAAGTTCTTCAGTGGATCAAGCAACTAATACAGAAAAAGCTGTTTCTATATTAAATGATAATATACAAGGATTGAAAAATATAGTAACTAGTGAAAATAGTAATAAGTCAGAATTAGAAAAAGCTTTGAATAAAATTAATAA harbors:
- a CDS encoding peptidylprolyl isomerase, which codes for MNPLVTIKIKDGGVIKAELYPEIAPNTVNNFISLIKKGFYNGIVFHRVIPGFMIQGGCPLGNGTGGPGYSIKGEFTSNGFKNDLKHTTGVLSMARTMQPDSAGSQFFLMTENAPHLDGQYAAFGKVTEGMDIAQEIVNTKRDFRDKPYEDQVIEEMTVETYGEEYPEPEKL
- a CDS encoding heme NO-binding domain-containing protein: MKGTVIATWMKTCRKLYGDDSVNKAMEHVGWRASKIFLPAENVEDTKVKEVIADIAKSNNIDVKHLWREIGLDNINAFYKDFPAFFQHENLYSFLKSMFDVHVVMTKRLPGAKPPLLSIKPISQREAIFEYKSERGMFDYLKGMIEGSAKFFNEKVKVDELEKSNNYVKFKFTFEKDIYFKKVYKFNKILSLGVMKSLESKTAVFTLIVSLITSIPVLGLDNVFKAIIISIISSIAAYIAVSLLMRPALIIEQDIKNVISNNYIEEGDIETNDLFEDIYKLLKENKKDISADFVGFKGVTDEMNTFMNNISVISDSMNQASNEISDVVEQVASSSVDQATNTEKAVSILNDNIQGLKNIVTSENSNKSELEKALNKINNSYENIDGTSKNIMSTLEKFQEVKDKGFELEGRAKDITNIVSIVSDISEQTNLLALNASIEAARAGELGKGFAVVAEEVGDLAEQSKNAVEEINSNLVSFSEEIKTLAEKIGSQYNVLQVETKNLQNVRDISYEATTSVQTVSSSMIETIDRLNKETDSIATIYDTIESLAAIAEENSASSQEVSANVANYTNEIKKLIYNIQQFRTITEHFKVELSKYKI
- a CDS encoding XRE family transcriptional regulator, producing MSRVGEKIKNIRNSIGMTQKQLGKKLGVNESFVNEVENGRKIINQNLIDRISKVLGKDINDITMSFEEQVFEEEKDKKYSAAPKKEAVKDVWNEAFGSVLKNIPIYGYDLQKAVSFKQLPLINNKVEGYSQDKVFYLQIEDDDMLGFRIAKGDLAFAYSTHEIENNSICLIEHGSKRVIRQIKRLDNNKVLLISNKGSFRTETAEIKEINIIAKLNRVEIKL